In Paenibacillus sp. FSL R7-0345, a single window of DNA contains:
- a CDS encoding DegV family protein, producing the protein MSIVKIFSDSTSDLPQGWKQTYDIGIVPLYVVFQDGTYKDGVDITPEEVYRRVAANGALPKTAAPSPADFIAAFEPVIASGGDVVYISLSSALSSTYQNALLAAGEFPEGRVRVVDSETLCGGIALLVMKAARAAAKGHSSAEIAAMLEQSRSRVETEFVVDTLDYLYMGGRCSGMQNFIGSLLKIRPVLRLVDGAIVPVSKVRGKKEKAVEQMLQNALANVDEIDQELLIVAHTLAEEDARFLEKALREQTKVKEIAVINAGCVIGSHCGPATVGLMYMR; encoded by the coding sequence ATGTCTATTGTAAAAATCTTTTCAGACAGCACTTCCGATTTGCCGCAAGGCTGGAAGCAAACGTATGATATCGGCATCGTTCCGCTGTACGTGGTCTTTCAGGACGGTACATACAAAGACGGTGTAGACATTACACCGGAGGAAGTCTACCGCAGAGTAGCGGCTAACGGAGCCTTGCCTAAGACGGCTGCCCCGTCACCAGCTGACTTCATCGCGGCTTTTGAGCCTGTTATCGCAAGCGGCGGAGATGTGGTCTACATCAGCCTGTCGTCTGCCCTATCCTCTACATACCAGAATGCCCTGCTGGCTGCAGGTGAATTCCCGGAAGGACGTGTCCGGGTTGTTGACTCTGAAACCTTGTGCGGAGGGATCGCACTGCTGGTTATGAAGGCTGCACGTGCTGCCGCCAAAGGCCACAGCAGTGCGGAAATCGCCGCTATGCTGGAGCAGTCACGCAGCCGGGTGGAGACCGAATTTGTCGTTGATACCCTTGACTACTTATATATGGGCGGCCGTTGCTCGGGAATGCAGAACTTTATCGGCAGCCTGCTGAAGATCCGCCCCGTTCTGCGGTTGGTTGACGGCGCCATCGTGCCTGTCAGCAAAGTCCGCGGCAAAAAAGAAAAAGCCGTGGAGCAAATGCTCCAGAACGCGCTTGCTAATGTGGACGAGATCGACCAGGAGCTGCTGATCGTTGCGCACACGCTGGCCGAAGAGGACGCAAGGTTCCTGGAGAAGGCGCTGCGCGAGCAGACCAAGGTCAAGGAAATCGCCGTTATCAACGCTGGCTGTGTGATCGGCAGCCACTGCGGACCGGCTACCGTCGGCCTGATGTATATGCGTTAG
- a CDS encoding alpha-glucosidase: MNRAFWKEAVVYQIYPRSFQDSNGDGIGDLRGIISRLDYLKKLGIDVVWLSPVYKSPNDDNGYDISDYEDIMDEFGTLQDWEELLAGLHERGIKLMMDLVINHSSDEHAWFAESRSSKDNPYRDYYIWRPGGPDGELPNNWSSIFSGPAWEKDEQTGEYYLHLFSRKQPDLNWENPKLREALYKMMTFWLDKGVDGLRMDVINMISKVDGLPSVKRDDLEPGRLAGGGEFYMNGPRVHEYLQEMNREVLSKYDVMTVGETPGASVEDAILYTAEDRKELQMVFQFEHMDIDSGPGGKWEVIPWSLKGLRDILHKWQVGLAEQGWNSLYLNNHDQPRMVSRFGHDGEYRVQSAKMLATLLHTLKGTPYIYQGEEIGMTNVKFPVLEDYKDIEILNMYREKVTEGGGDHDMILQAIHTKGRDNARTPMQWNDTANAGFTEGTPWLKVNPNYKEINVEQALADSDSVFYYYQKLIALRKKHLIMTYGEYELLLPEDDYIYAYTRILDDEKWLVLLNFSDAPQTVQLPDVLAAVHETIISNYPDEPAADVRNTLRPYEARVYRLGN; encoded by the coding sequence ATGAACAGAGCCTTTTGGAAAGAAGCCGTCGTCTACCAGATCTACCCGCGGAGCTTCCAGGACAGCAACGGGGACGGGATCGGCGACCTGCGTGGAATCATTTCAAGACTGGATTACCTGAAAAAGCTTGGCATAGATGTAGTCTGGCTATCGCCGGTCTATAAGTCGCCGAACGACGACAACGGGTATGACATCAGCGATTACGAGGACATTATGGATGAATTCGGCACATTGCAGGACTGGGAAGAGCTGCTCGCCGGGCTGCATGAACGCGGCATCAAGCTAATGATGGACCTTGTCATCAACCATTCCTCTGATGAGCATGCCTGGTTCGCCGAATCGCGCTCCTCCAAGGATAATCCATACCGGGATTACTATATCTGGCGACCGGGCGGCCCGGATGGTGAGCTGCCGAACAACTGGAGCTCGATCTTCAGCGGCCCGGCCTGGGAGAAGGATGAACAGACCGGTGAATACTACCTGCACCTGTTCTCGCGCAAGCAGCCGGATCTTAACTGGGAGAACCCCAAGCTGCGCGAGGCGCTCTACAAGATGATGACCTTCTGGCTGGACAAGGGTGTGGACGGCCTGCGGATGGATGTCATCAACATGATCTCCAAAGTAGACGGCCTGCCTTCAGTCAAACGCGACGATCTGGAGCCCGGCAGACTTGCCGGCGGCGGAGAATTTTATATGAACGGCCCGCGGGTCCATGAATATCTGCAGGAGATGAACCGTGAGGTGCTCTCCAAATACGATGTGATGACCGTCGGAGAAACTCCCGGTGCCAGTGTAGAGGATGCAATTCTCTATACGGCAGAGGACCGCAAGGAGCTGCAGATGGTGTTCCAGTTCGAGCATATGGACATCGATTCCGGCCCCGGCGGTAAATGGGAGGTCATCCCGTGGAGCCTGAAGGGGCTGCGCGATATTTTGCATAAATGGCAGGTTGGACTTGCTGAGCAGGGCTGGAACAGCCTGTATCTGAACAATCATGATCAGCCCCGGATGGTCTCGCGCTTTGGGCATGACGGTGAATACCGCGTCCAGTCGGCCAAAATGCTCGCTACCCTGCTGCATACCCTGAAGGGCACACCTTATATTTATCAGGGTGAAGAAATCGGCATGACCAATGTCAAATTCCCTGTGCTGGAAGACTATAAGGATATCGAGATTTTGAACATGTACCGGGAAAAGGTAACGGAGGGCGGCGGGGATCACGATATGATTCTGCAAGCTATCCATACCAAAGGCCGGGATAATGCCCGCACTCCAATGCAGTGGAACGACACGGCAAACGCCGGTTTTACAGAAGGTACACCCTGGCTGAAGGTGAATCCGAATTACAAGGAAATCAATGTGGAGCAGGCCTTGGCCGACTCTGATTCCGTCTTTTATTACTACCAGAAGCTGATTGCCCTGCGCAAAAAGCACCTTATCATGACTTATGGCGAGTACGAGCTGCTGCTGCCGGAGGACGACTATATCTACGCCTACACACGGATACTGGATGATGAAAAATGGCTTGTGCTGCTCAACTTCAGCGATGCACCGCAGACGGTTCAGCTTCCGGATGTGCTTGCCGCAGTGCATGAAACGATCATCAGCAATTACCCGGACGAGCCCGCAGCAGATGTACGTAACACGCTGCGTCCTTATGAAGCCAGAGTGTACCGGCTGGGGAACTGA
- a CDS encoding LacI family DNA-binding transcriptional regulator produces the protein MTVTIKDVAKKAGVSPSTVSRVLSGHPRISLETSRKVKTIMEEMGYTPNMMAKSLVSKTTNSICIILPKPAEELFSNLFFMELIRGIVTQSSRSGYDVLISSGANEKEELEAVSRLLKGRRVDGVILLYSRKDDAVIDFLESGGYPFVLVGRSDRYEDILSVDNDNVMAAFDAVNHLISMGHERIGFVSGPPNLIVSRDRLEGYRKAMQSSGLEMRPEWIVEGEFLQDSGYRAMSFFMNLPNRPTALVAVDDMVSFGVLRGLNELKYKVPEDLAIVSFNNIPLSELSSPPISSIDIGIYHLGYTASQVLIQTIKKPDNDPGYTNRFVIPHRLIVRESSMYAPGKK, from the coding sequence ATGACAGTTACCATCAAGGATGTGGCTAAGAAAGCGGGAGTTTCTCCCTCCACGGTATCCCGGGTGTTGTCAGGTCATCCCAGAATCAGCCTAGAAACTTCCCGTAAAGTGAAAACGATCATGGAGGAAATGGGCTATACTCCGAATATGATGGCAAAGAGCCTGGTTTCGAAAACAACCAACAGCATTTGCATTATTCTGCCGAAGCCGGCTGAGGAGCTTTTCTCCAATCTGTTCTTTATGGAATTGATCCGCGGGATTGTCACCCAGTCAAGCCGTTCAGGCTATGATGTGCTGATCAGCTCCGGAGCCAACGAGAAGGAAGAGCTCGAAGCTGTTTCCCGGCTGCTCAAGGGACGCCGTGTTGACGGCGTTATTCTGCTGTATTCACGTAAAGATGATGCGGTTATTGATTTTCTCGAATCCGGCGGCTATCCCTTTGTCCTCGTTGGACGAAGCGACCGCTATGAGGATATATTATCCGTGGATAATGACAATGTCATGGCAGCCTTTGATGCCGTGAATCATCTGATTTCCATGGGTCATGAGCGTATCGGCTTTGTCAGCGGACCACCCAATCTGATTGTTTCGCGCGACCGTCTTGAAGGATACCGCAAGGCTATGCAGAGCAGCGGTCTGGAAATGCGGCCCGAATGGATTGTGGAGGGTGAGTTTCTGCAGGACAGCGGCTACCGGGCGATGTCTTTCTTTATGAATCTCCCGAACCGCCCGACAGCACTGGTCGCGGTCGATGATATGGTCTCTTTCGGCGTATTGCGCGGACTGAATGAGCTGAAATACAAGGTGCCTGAGGATCTGGCGATTGTCAGCTTTAACAACATCCCGCTCTCGGAATTGTCCAGCCCGCCGATCAGCAGTATCGACATCGGTATTTATCATCTCGGATATACGGCTTCCCAGGTACTGATCCAGACTATCAAGAAGCCGGACAACGATCCCGGATATACGAATCGTTTTGTCATTCCCCACCGACTGATCGTGAGAGAGTCGTCTATGTATGCTCCAGGGAAGAAATGA
- a CDS encoding AraC family transcriptional regulator, with translation MNSKGDGVHVEWLVRMKEAMDYMENKMTEPLRIEDVAKIVHVSPFHFQRMFSMLTGFTVADYIRKRRLTLAAQELASSRVRVLDVALKYGYDSPESFAKAFRKAHGLTPSAAREPGVQLKAFPRLSFHLSLKGDQEMEYKIVEKPAFNVIGKSIQVTCKDGENFRRIPQFWKECNEGGTSDELIGLASEEAWLGICMSMDMEKDLLSYWVGVQAEEAADPHGYEKGIVPAASWAVFTSKGPLPHTLQAVWQRIYQEWFPGTGYEHAGGPEIELYPPGDTSAEDYVCEVWIPVVKK, from the coding sequence ATGAACTCAAAGGGAGATGGCGTACACGTGGAATGGCTGGTCCGGATGAAGGAAGCAATGGATTATATGGAGAACAAAATGACCGAACCGCTGCGCATTGAGGATGTGGCGAAAATCGTGCATGTGTCTCCGTTTCACTTTCAGCGCATGTTCAGTATGCTGACCGGCTTCACGGTGGCAGACTATATCCGTAAGCGCAGGCTGACACTGGCCGCCCAGGAGCTCGCAAGCTCCAGAGTCAGAGTGCTGGATGTAGCGCTGAAATACGGCTATGACTCACCGGAATCCTTTGCCAAGGCGTTCCGCAAAGCCCATGGGCTTACTCCCTCGGCGGCGCGTGAACCCGGGGTCCAGCTTAAAGCATTCCCCCGCCTCTCTTTCCACCTATCATTGAAGGGAGATCAGGAAATGGAATACAAGATCGTGGAAAAGCCTGCTTTTAATGTAATCGGCAAATCAATACAGGTTACCTGCAAGGACGGGGAGAATTTCCGCAGAATCCCCCAGTTTTGGAAGGAATGCAACGAGGGCGGCACCTCGGATGAGCTGATCGGGCTTGCTTCAGAGGAGGCGTGGCTTGGCATCTGTATGAGCATGGACATGGAAAAAGATCTGCTGTCCTATTGGGTCGGGGTCCAGGCAGAGGAAGCTGCCGATCCCCATGGCTATGAGAAAGGCATCGTTCCGGCTGCCAGCTGGGCGGTATTCACTTCCAAAGGACCATTGCCTCATACGCTTCAGGCTGTCTGGCAGCGGATTTATCAGGAATGGTTCCCGGGAACAGGCTACGAGCATGCCGGCGGACCGGAAATCGAGCTGTACCCTCCCGGAGATACTTCAGCGGAGGATTATGTCTGCGAGGTTTGGATTCCGGTTGTAAAAAAATAA
- a CDS encoding glycoside hydrolase family 65 protein, which translates to MKQYLKIDEWSIIEESFDPHTQEISESIFSIGNGYMGGRANFEEQYSGHSLQGSYMAGVYYPDKTRVGWWKNGYPEYFAKVLNSTNWIGINIDIDGTPLDLATSTVTQFRRVLNMKEGTLLRSFTAELEGGKQVQVESIRIVSMARHEIGAIRYAVTPLNFAGTLAVTPYLDGDIKNKDSNYDEKFWNEVEKQSGTEGGYLTLKTKKLDFHVTSAFAFDILVNGEKVTAGAEALEQEKYVGSKVELSVQSGDQVVIYKYAANVTSRNYGLGQLVEAAQNALSAAREAGFVTLLNEQAAAWGDKWKESDIIIEGDASAQQAIRFNIFQLNQTYTGEDDRLNIGPKGFTGEKYGGSTYWDTEAYCVPFYLSTADASISRNLLIYRYKHLEKAKENARKLGFKKGALYPMVTMNGEECHNEWEITFEEIHRNGAIAHAIYNYVNYTGDKAYLGQYGLEVLVEISRFWEERVHYAPRKDQYVMLGVTGPNEYENNVNNNWYTNRIASWTMEYTLEALKYLQENEAARYAELADKLELQDSETAKWNEIISKMYYPSDEELGIFLQQDGFLDKEIIPVKEVAPENLPLNQKWSWDRILRSCYIKQADVLQGLYFLGDRYDLDTKKRNFDFYEPITVHESSLSPCIHAILACELGYKEKAYEMYLRTSRLDLDNYNNDTEDGCHTTSMAGTWMSVVHGFGGLRVLADRLILNPSNPGHWTAYSFKIMFRGSRLKVTVTDAQVTVTNETDVPAAITIHGKEYTVNGLSSVTAEGSSVTA; encoded by the coding sequence ATGAAACAATATCTCAAAATCGATGAATGGTCCATCATTGAAGAATCCTTTGATCCGCATACCCAGGAAATTTCCGAAAGTATCTTCAGCATCGGGAACGGCTACATGGGCGGCAGAGCCAACTTTGAAGAGCAGTACAGCGGCCACAGCCTGCAGGGCAGCTATATGGCAGGTGTCTATTATCCGGATAAAACGCGGGTCGGCTGGTGGAAAAACGGCTATCCGGAGTATTTTGCCAAGGTACTGAACAGCACGAACTGGATCGGCATTAACATTGATATCGACGGCACACCGCTTGATCTGGCAACCAGCACCGTGACCCAGTTCCGCCGTGTTCTTAATATGAAGGAAGGCACACTGCTGCGCAGCTTTACAGCTGAGCTGGAGGGCGGCAAGCAGGTACAGGTGGAGAGCATCCGCATCGTCAGCATGGCCCGTCATGAGATCGGCGCGATCCGTTATGCGGTTACTCCGCTCAATTTCGCCGGAACACTGGCCGTTACTCCTTACCTCGACGGAGACATTAAGAACAAGGACTCCAACTATGACGAAAAATTCTGGAATGAAGTGGAGAAGCAAAGCGGCACGGAAGGCGGCTACCTGACACTCAAGACGAAAAAGCTCGATTTCCATGTGACTTCGGCTTTTGCTTTTGACATTTTGGTTAATGGTGAAAAGGTTACCGCCGGCGCTGAGGCGCTGGAGCAGGAGAAATATGTGGGCAGCAAAGTGGAGCTTTCTGTGCAGTCCGGCGACCAGGTGGTTATTTATAAGTATGCCGCCAATGTCACTTCCCGCAATTACGGCCTGGGCCAGCTGGTTGAAGCCGCTCAGAACGCCTTGTCCGCTGCCCGTGAAGCCGGATTTGTTACCCTGCTGAATGAGCAGGCTGCCGCCTGGGGCGACAAATGGAAGGAAAGCGACATTATTATTGAAGGAGACGCGTCGGCGCAGCAGGCGATCCGCTTTAATATTTTCCAGCTGAATCAGACCTATACCGGTGAAGATGACCGTTTGAACATCGGGCCTAAGGGCTTTACGGGTGAAAAATACGGCGGCAGCACCTACTGGGACACAGAAGCATACTGCGTGCCGTTCTACCTGAGTACGGCGGATGCCAGCATTTCCCGCAACCTGCTGATCTACCGCTATAAGCATCTGGAAAAGGCTAAAGAGAACGCGCGCAAGCTCGGCTTCAAAAAGGGTGCGCTCTACCCGATGGTGACCATGAACGGTGAGGAATGCCACAACGAGTGGGAAATTACGTTCGAAGAGATTCACCGCAACGGGGCAATTGCCCATGCTATCTATAACTATGTCAACTACACTGGCGACAAGGCTTATCTCGGCCAATACGGACTTGAGGTTCTGGTGGAAATCTCCCGCTTCTGGGAGGAACGCGTGCATTATGCGCCGCGCAAGGACCAGTATGTAATGCTGGGTGTTACCGGGCCGAACGAATATGAGAACAACGTCAACAACAACTGGTACACCAACCGGATCGCCTCCTGGACGATGGAATATACGCTCGAAGCACTGAAATATCTGCAGGAAAATGAAGCTGCCCGTTACGCAGAGCTGGCTGATAAGCTGGAGCTGCAGGACAGTGAAACTGCCAAGTGGAATGAAATCATCAGCAAAATGTACTATCCGTCTGACGAGGAGCTCGGCATCTTCCTGCAGCAGGACGGCTTCCTTGATAAGGAGATTATTCCGGTGAAGGAAGTAGCTCCTGAGAATCTGCCGCTCAACCAGAAATGGTCCTGGGACCGCATCCTGCGCTCCTGCTACATCAAACAGGCGGATGTCCTGCAAGGGCTGTACTTCCTGGGCGACCGCTACGATCTGGATACGAAAAAACGGAATTTCGACTTCTACGAGCCGATCACCGTTCATGAGTCCTCCCTGTCCCCTTGCATCCATGCCATTCTGGCCTGCGAGCTGGGCTACAAGGAAAAAGCCTATGAAATGTACCTGCGTACTTCCCGGCTGGATCTCGACAACTACAACAACGATACGGAAGACGGCTGCCACACTACAAGTATGGCGGGTACCTGGATGTCGGTTGTACACGGCTTCGGCGGATTGCGCGTACTGGCAGACCGGCTGATCCTGAACCCGTCCAACCCGGGTCACTGGACCGCCTATTCGTTCAAAATCATGTTCCGCGGCTCACGGCTCAAGGTTACCGTTACTGATGCGCAGGTTACTGTAACGAATGAGACCGATGTACCGGCGGCAATCACGATCCACGGCAAAGAGTATACTGTGAACGGGCTAAGCAGCGTCACTGCTGAAGGTTCCTCGGTAACGGCATAA
- the pgmB gene encoding beta-phosphoglucomutase, translated as MSEIKACLFDLDGVLVDTAKYHFIAWRELAEQLGFVFTEQDNEQLKGVSRAASLNILLEIGGLTFSEEEKARFAEQKNNRYVEYISKMDSSEILPGALSFLQECREAGIKVALGSASKNAMAILNNTGLTPYFDAIIDGTHTSAAKPDPEVFLLGAKAVGIDPEHCVVFEDAEAGILAATRAGMRSIGIGSPETLSEANVVVPSLAQVSTGQLREWFAAV; from the coding sequence ATGTCAGAAATCAAAGCCTGCCTGTTTGATTTGGACGGCGTACTCGTCGACACCGCCAAATATCACTTTATTGCCTGGAGAGAGCTTGCCGAGCAGCTCGGCTTCGTATTCACCGAACAGGACAACGAACAGCTCAAGGGTGTCAGCCGGGCCGCCTCGCTGAATATTCTACTGGAGATTGGCGGACTCACGTTCAGCGAAGAAGAGAAAGCACGCTTTGCCGAGCAAAAGAACAACCGCTATGTCGAATACATCTCCAAGATGGACAGCTCCGAGATTTTGCCGGGTGCCCTTTCCTTTCTGCAGGAATGCCGCGAAGCCGGAATCAAGGTGGCTCTGGGGTCTGCCAGCAAAAATGCAATGGCCATCCTGAACAACACCGGCCTGACCCCCTACTTCGATGCAATCATCGACGGCACACATACGAGCGCTGCCAAGCCTGATCCCGAAGTTTTCCTCCTGGGTGCCAAGGCCGTAGGCATTGATCCTGAGCATTGCGTCGTGTTCGAGGATGCAGAAGCCGGAATCCTTGCCGCCACCCGCGCCGGCATGCGCAGCATCGGCATCGGCTCACCGGAAACACTGTCCGAGGCGAATGTGGTTGTCCCTTCCCTCGCCCAGGTCAGCACCGGCCAGCTCCGGGAATGGTTCGCAGCGGTTTGA
- a CDS encoding ATP-binding protein: MLKDWAAILGRVLSEEGAFKSLYDHHPDLIIVLDRQGRYVDSNRAFSSVAPCVPAYRPAVTETVLTPGKTHFAAALEGLTTSFELVEEGSGGISAPPVITYAPVKTNEGIAGVFAIIRHDVNTLLPVALMEWFSQLLAAETEEEPGGQEEELQSLMLEMAEDKRLSLILNSVSAGIFGLDRDGRTIFINREGADMLGYHPSELAGVYLMDQIQHAYSSGSAHSPLECPIRHTLEDGLIRSSLDQIFWRKDGTSFFVSYRIAPLLDKGIICGVVVSFSDITNEREIRRAKESAEQAAQAKSDFLAMMSHEIRTPMNGMIGMADLLLETELEEEQRSYAEILRSSSYSLLQILNDILDFSKMEAGKMQLQSETFELREMIESIIDLFTPKAEEKQLALRWWADTSVPEAVTTDPSRLRQIIVNLVGNALKFTERGSVTLSVKNIPLPGSPDYLLEFSVRDTGVGIADSKLNLLFQSFSQLHPLINRKYGGTGLGLAICKQLVELMGGTIFVESEEGRGSIFRFMLPFVKEAVEA; encoded by the coding sequence CGTGCGTTCCAGCGTATCGGCCTGCAGTCACAGAAACAGTCCTGACTCCAGGGAAAACACATTTTGCAGCGGCCCTGGAAGGGCTGACCACCAGCTTTGAGCTTGTGGAGGAAGGCAGCGGCGGCATATCTGCCCCTCCGGTCATAACTTATGCTCCTGTTAAGACGAATGAGGGGATTGCCGGTGTATTTGCCATTATTCGTCATGATGTGAATACCCTGCTCCCGGTAGCGCTGATGGAATGGTTCAGCCAGCTCCTGGCAGCCGAAACGGAAGAAGAGCCTGGCGGGCAGGAGGAGGAGCTGCAGTCGTTAATGCTCGAAATGGCTGAGGATAAGCGGCTTAGCCTGATTCTGAATTCGGTCTCGGCCGGAATCTTCGGGCTGGACAGGGATGGCCGGACCATCTTTATCAACCGTGAAGGCGCGGATATGCTGGGCTACCATCCGTCCGAGCTGGCAGGGGTATATCTGATGGATCAGATTCAGCATGCATATAGCAGCGGATCAGCCCATTCGCCGCTGGAGTGTCCGATCCGCCATACCCTGGAAGACGGGCTGATCCGCAGTAGCCTGGACCAGATATTCTGGCGCAAGGACGGCACGAGCTTTTTTGTAAGCTACCGGATAGCACCGCTGCTCGATAAAGGCATTATCTGCGGTGTGGTAGTCTCCTTCTCCGACATTACCAATGAACGTGAAATCCGGCGGGCCAAGGAATCTGCTGAGCAGGCGGCTCAGGCGAAGTCGGATTTCCTGGCGATGATGAGCCACGAAATCCGTACACCGATGAACGGAATGATCGGCATGGCCGATCTGCTGCTGGAAACGGAGCTCGAAGAGGAGCAGCGCAGCTATGCCGAGATTTTGCGCAGCAGCAGCTACAGCCTGCTGCAGATTTTAAATGACATCCTGGATTTCAGCAAGATGGAAGCCGGTAAAATGCAGCTGCAGTCCGAGACCTTTGAGCTGCGCGAGATGATTGAGAGCATTATCGATCTGTTCACGCCTAAGGCGGAGGAGAAGCAGCTCGCCCTGCGGTGGTGGGCGGACACCAGCGTTCCGGAAGCAGTAACCACCGATCCCAGCCGTCTGCGGCAGATCATCGTGAATCTGGTCGGCAATGCGCTGAAATTTACCGAACGGGGAAGTGTAACCTTATCGGTGAAGAATATTCCGCTGCCGGGATCGCCGGATTATCTGCTGGAATTCTCGGTCCGCGATACTGGCGTTGGTATTGCCGACAGCAAGCTGAACCTGCTGTTCCAGTCCTTCTCCCAGCTGCATCCGCTCATAAACCGCAAGTACGGCGGTACAGGCCTGGGCCTGGCCATCTGCAAGCAGCTGGTGGAGCTGATGGGCGGAACGATTTTTGTGGAGAGTGAGGAAGGCCGCGGCTCGATCTTCCGGTTCATGCTTCCGTTTGTGAAGGAAGCGGTAGAGGCTTAA